From the genome of Oceanispirochaeta sp., one region includes:
- the truA gene encoding tRNA pseudouridine(38-40) synthase TruA has product MNLELHRKIRLDLSYDGTDFKGWQIQKTSRTVQGEIIGVLNSLHNGKVVSLVGSGRTDSGVHASCQVAHFETTGCSIPSDRFMLALNSKLPRDIRIHKSSEVNLDFHARYDAVMRVYRYYLVHPREQRAHMTPYSTPCLLDLSIPELNRMAQALTGTHDFTSFASAKDSNKNKVRTVHSARFFREGPFTVFRVAGNAFLWKMVRTMVGTILNQYESGGSFDEIRGILDEKNRALAGPSAKPHGLFLDKVIYGTERTLY; this is encoded by the coding sequence ATGAACTTGGAATTGCACCGTAAGATCCGCCTTGATCTCTCTTATGACGGGACAGATTTTAAAGGCTGGCAAATACAAAAAACCAGCAGAACCGTTCAGGGAGAAATCATAGGGGTTCTTAATTCCTTACACAACGGAAAGGTCGTAAGTCTTGTAGGATCCGGACGGACTGATTCGGGTGTCCATGCCTCATGCCAGGTCGCCCACTTTGAAACCACCGGCTGTTCCATCCCCTCCGATCGATTTATGCTTGCTTTGAATTCAAAGCTCCCCCGGGATATCCGGATTCACAAAAGCAGTGAAGTCAATCTTGATTTTCATGCCCGTTATGATGCGGTGATGAGAGTCTACCGCTATTATCTGGTACACCCCCGGGAGCAGCGTGCTCATATGACCCCTTATTCTACGCCCTGTCTCCTGGACCTTTCTATTCCTGAACTCAATCGGATGGCACAGGCTTTGACGGGAACTCATGACTTTACATCCTTTGCTTCGGCCAAAGATTCCAATAAAAACAAGGTTCGAACAGTACACAGTGCCCGCTTTTTCCGTGAAGGACCTTTTACCGTATTCCGTGTGGCCGGGAATGCTTTTCTTTGGAAAATGGTTCGTACCATGGTGGGAACCATTCTGAATCAGTATGAAAGTGGTGGATCTTTTGATGAGATAAGGGGTATCCTTGACGAGAAAAACAGGGCCCTGGCGGGTCCTTCGGCAAAACCTCATGGTTTATTCCTGGATAAGGTAATTTATGGAACAGAACGAACTTTATACTGA